In a single window of the Acidiferrobacteraceae bacterium genome:
- a CDS encoding TRAP transporter TatT component family protein: MAALTVFGLLAMVSGCASLVSASMGRLADSLTNGILNQNDPKTVADGAPAYLLLVDGLIEDNPRDPSLLGAGTKLYSAYASVFVSDHERRLRMTEKALDYAGRRLCVLHKAACGARSMHFGRFSKVVAGLDKDDVPALYDFSVAWAGWIQARSDDWSAIADLAQVRAGLERVVALDGKYENGGPQMYLGVLATLVPPTLGGKPEVSRKYFDRAVELSGGRNLMIKVQYADHYARVVFNRPLYERLLKEVLGGKTVAPGLTLSNTLAQQEARKMLAKAPEIF, from the coding sequence GTGGCCGCGCTGACAGTCTTTGGTCTGCTCGCGATGGTATCAGGATGCGCCTCGCTGGTCTCTGCATCCATGGGTCGTCTGGCCGATAGCCTCACCAATGGCATTCTGAACCAGAACGATCCGAAAACGGTTGCCGACGGCGCGCCAGCTTATTTGCTGCTCGTGGACGGCTTGATCGAAGACAATCCCCGGGATCCGTCACTGCTCGGGGCCGGGACCAAGTTGTACAGCGCCTATGCATCGGTTTTTGTTTCCGACCACGAGCGCCGGCTGCGCATGACGGAGAAGGCCCTGGACTATGCGGGGAGGCGATTGTGTGTGCTACACAAGGCCGCGTGCGGTGCGCGTTCCATGCACTTCGGTCGATTCAGCAAGGTAGTCGCAGGCCTGGACAAGGACGATGTACCCGCGCTGTACGATTTTTCCGTTGCCTGGGCCGGATGGATACAGGCGCGCAGCGACGACTGGAGCGCCATTGCCGATCTGGCCCAGGTGCGCGCCGGTCTGGAGCGCGTTGTGGCGCTGGACGGGAAATACGAGAATGGCGGCCCGCAAATGTATCTTGGCGTGCTTGCCACCCTGGTGCCGCCCACCCTGGGCGGCAAGCCGGAGGTCAGCCGGAAATATTTCGATCGTGCCGTGGAACTGTCGGGTGGGCGCAATCTCATGATCAAGGTCCAGTACGCGGATCACTATGCGCGGGTCGTATTCAATCGCCCCCTGTACGAGCGCCTGCTGAAGGAAGTGCTGGGCGGAAAAACGGTAGCGCCTGGGTTAACCTTGAGCAATACCCTGGCCCAGCAAGAGGCACGCAAGATGCTGGCAAAGGCGCCTGAGATTTTCTGA
- the dctP gene encoding TRAP transporter substrate-binding protein DctP, translating into MKSGSFRARSFASAVATAALLLAFVMPGSAGAVTLKIATLATDGTTWMKLVRGGADEITKRTQGRVTFRFYPGGVMGSDKSVRRKIRVGQLQGGVMTGGILFDVYPDSQLYSMPLAFSNYKDVDYVRKHMDKRIMAGVEKGGLVTFGISEGGFAYIMSKEPIRSIDDLRKTKVWVPEGDVITRTMFETAGVTPIPLPLGDVYTGLQTGLVTTVGTSPVGAIALQWYTQVKYVTDVPLMYIFGVLAVDKKAFYRIAPGDRKIVREVMERVFAQMNRDTRADNRKAKEALHKQGLKFVTLPPSEMKRLRKIVNEARVKLGKMGYYTPKMYAAMERYVEKSHRKQGLAAH; encoded by the coding sequence ATGAAATCAGGAAGTTTCCGGGCGCGGTCCTTCGCGTCCGCAGTGGCAACTGCCGCATTGCTCCTGGCATTTGTGATGCCCGGGAGCGCCGGCGCGGTTACCCTGAAGATTGCCACACTGGCGACGGACGGTACGACGTGGATGAAGCTGGTCCGTGGTGGAGCCGACGAGATTACCAAGCGCACCCAGGGCAGGGTGACGTTTCGTTTCTATCCCGGCGGCGTCATGGGAAGCGACAAGAGCGTGCGGCGCAAGATCCGGGTAGGTCAGCTGCAGGGCGGAGTGATGACCGGCGGCATACTTTTCGATGTCTATCCGGACAGTCAGCTCTACAGCATGCCCTTGGCATTCAGCAACTACAAGGATGTGGACTATGTTCGCAAGCACATGGACAAACGCATCATGGCCGGTGTGGAGAAAGGTGGTCTGGTAACCTTCGGGATTTCTGAAGGAGGGTTCGCCTACATCATGTCCAAGGAACCCATCCGCAGCATTGACGATCTGCGCAAGACCAAGGTCTGGGTACCGGAGGGCGATGTGATTACTCGCACCATGTTCGAGACTGCGGGTGTAACGCCGATCCCCTTGCCCCTCGGTGACGTCTACACCGGTCTGCAGACGGGTCTGGTCACAACCGTGGGTACATCCCCGGTGGGCGCGATTGCGCTGCAGTGGTATACGCAGGTGAAATACGTAACCGATGTCCCGCTCATGTACATATTCGGTGTGCTGGCCGTCGACAAGAAGGCCTTCTATCGAATCGCGCCCGGAGACCGCAAGATCGTCCGTGAAGTGATGGAACGGGTTTTCGCACAAATGAACCGGGACACCCGCGCGGATAACCGCAAGGCCAAGGAGGCATTGCACAAGCAGGGTCTCAAGTTCGTGACGCTACCGCCATCGGAGATGAAGCGACTGCGCAAGATCGTTAACGAGGCGCGTGTGAAGCTGGGCAAGATGGGGTACTACACACCCAAGATGTACGCAGCCATGGAGCGGTATGTAGAAAAGTCCCATCGCAAGCAAGGACTCGCGGCGCACTAG
- a CDS encoding TRAP transporter small permease — MSDTSPAHSHRVLRVLARIEDALLVLMLLALVVLSAGQILLRNLFGTGLLDMDSILRLLVLWSGMFGAVVATRQGRQIHIDVWSDRLPLRWRTRVRLAVELLTAAVCALIAWYSGAFSVVEFGTGSTVFASVPTWLAAGIFPFAFGLLTFHYCVHALGSAQRMRKEGGSQ, encoded by the coding sequence ATGTCGGACACCAGCCCTGCACATAGCCACCGGGTTCTGCGCGTACTGGCAAGGATCGAGGACGCGCTCCTGGTTCTGATGCTGCTTGCGCTGGTCGTGCTGTCTGCCGGCCAGATCCTGCTTCGCAACCTGTTCGGCACCGGCCTGCTGGATATGGATTCCATCCTGCGTCTGCTCGTGCTCTGGTCGGGCATGTTCGGCGCCGTGGTGGCCACACGGCAGGGACGGCAGATCCATATCGATGTGTGGTCAGACCGGCTACCCCTCCGTTGGCGCACCCGGGTCCGGCTGGCCGTCGAGCTTCTGACGGCTGCGGTGTGCGCCCTGATCGCCTGGTACAGTGGGGCATTTTCCGTGGTTGAGTTCGGCACCGGGAGCACCGTGTTCGCTTCCGTTCCCACCTGGCTGGCGGCCGGTATCTTCCCCTTCGCTTTCGGTCTGCTCACCTTTCACTACTGTGTGCATGCCCTGGGTAGTGCGCAGCGGATGCGGAAGGAAGGTGGATCGCAATGA
- a CDS encoding TRAP transporter large permease subunit, protein MIVLAILLLIVLALYGAPLFAVIAAGAMIGFFSSGIDLSVMATELYRLAEMPVLVAIPLFTFAGYLLGEGGAPRRLVRLTDAMIGWLPAGLAVVALVACALFTAFTGASGVTIVALGALLVPALRHAGYRENFNLGLITTSGSLGLLFAPSIPLILYGIIAQQQAAGRGVTITDMFLAGILPGLLMLVLLVAWAVWENRFRDSARIPFNWSELRGALRESAWEIPLPVVVLGGIYSGYFAISEAAAVTALYVLLVEILVHREIGFKRLPAVMRESMVMVGGILIILGMALALTNFLIDAQVPTAIFQFIRHHVHEQITFLILLNIFLLILGALLDIFSALVLVVPLILPVAVGYGINPVHLGIIFLANMQIGYFTPPVGMNLFIASFRFETPVAQIYRATLPFFFILLFAVLIITYWPALSLALL, encoded by the coding sequence ATGATCGTGCTCGCCATTCTCCTGCTGATCGTGCTGGCGCTCTACGGCGCTCCCCTGTTCGCCGTGATCGCCGCCGGTGCCATGATCGGGTTCTTCTCTTCCGGGATCGACTTGTCGGTGATGGCGACGGAACTCTATCGCCTGGCGGAAATGCCGGTGCTGGTCGCGATACCGCTTTTTACCTTTGCCGGCTATTTGCTCGGTGAGGGCGGCGCTCCCCGACGCCTGGTAAGGCTCACGGACGCGATGATTGGCTGGTTGCCGGCGGGCCTCGCGGTGGTGGCCCTGGTGGCTTGTGCCCTGTTTACCGCGTTTACCGGTGCCTCCGGGGTGACGATCGTCGCCCTGGGGGCCCTGTTGGTGCCGGCCCTGCGACACGCCGGCTACCGCGAGAATTTCAATCTTGGGTTGATCACCACCTCGGGCAGTCTTGGCCTGTTGTTTGCGCCGTCCATTCCGCTGATCCTCTATGGAATTATCGCGCAGCAGCAGGCCGCCGGTCGCGGCGTGACCATCACGGACATGTTTCTCGCCGGGATTCTGCCGGGCCTGTTGATGCTGGTGCTGCTGGTCGCGTGGGCTGTTTGGGAAAATCGCTTCCGCGACAGTGCCCGCATCCCGTTCAACTGGTCCGAATTGCGTGGGGCCCTGCGCGAATCGGCGTGGGAGATCCCCCTGCCTGTCGTCGTACTGGGCGGAATCTACAGTGGTTATTTCGCCATCTCCGAAGCGGCTGCAGTCACTGCCCTGTATGTGCTGCTGGTGGAAATCCTCGTCCATCGCGAGATCGGGTTCAAACGCCTGCCGGCGGTGATGCGGGAATCGATGGTAATGGTAGGCGGGATACTCATCATTCTGGGCATGGCCCTGGCACTAACGAATTTCCTGATCGACGCCCAGGTGCCCACCGCGATCTTTCAGTTCATTCGCCACCACGTGCACGAGCAGATCACCTTCCTGATCCTGCTGAATATTTTCCTGCTGATTCTCGGCGCGTTGCTGGATATTTTCTCGGCCCTGGTGCTGGTAGTGCCCTTGATCCTGCCAGTCGCGGTGGGCTACGGGATTAACCCCGTACATCTTGGAATTATCTTTCTTGCGAATATGCAGATTGGCTACTTCACCCCGCCCGTGGGCATGAACCTGTTCATCGCCAGCTTCCGCTTCGAGACGCCGGTTGCACAGATCTACCGCGCGACGCTGCCGTTCTTCTTCATACTGCTGTTCGCCGTGCTCATTATCACCTATTGGCCGGCGCTCTCCCTGGCTCTGCTCTAG
- a CDS encoding MBL fold metallo-hydrolase, translating to MELQVLGSGGPELRDGRASNGFVVRVDGKARVLINAGGGVPMRFVKAGARFADLDLVLFTDLRSDYTAGFPALIRASLDSDRTTPLPIYGPQGSGTMSSTITFVRTLFDDKRGAWRNLGALINPLAKDAYKLQPRDIRLRVRGGQPRLVDEKKVNPVFHNGRFTISTAPVMHDGLPALAWRIETRSGALVFGSDTAGVRGQLPRLAKGARILVVSHAVAEDVPVKLKMRYMPPSSIGRIAASAGAGKLVLVDRRSFSLDHEKESLRVIRGFYHGEVEFADDLSCYTTPAK from the coding sequence GTGGAACTGCAGGTCCTGGGATCGGGCGGTCCGGAACTGCGCGATGGACGGGCCAGCAATGGCTTCGTGGTCCGGGTCGATGGCAAGGCGCGGGTGCTGATCAATGCCGGTGGCGGTGTTCCCATGCGTTTCGTGAAGGCCGGCGCGCGATTCGCAGACCTGGATCTGGTCTTGTTCACGGATTTACGCTCCGACTATACCGCCGGCTTTCCCGCCCTGATCCGTGCCTCCCTCGACAGCGACCGCACCACACCGTTGCCGATCTACGGACCCCAGGGAAGCGGGACCATGTCATCCACCATCACATTCGTGCGCACCCTGTTCGACGACAAACGAGGTGCGTGGCGCAACCTCGGGGCGCTGATCAATCCCCTGGCGAAGGATGCCTACAAGCTGCAACCCAGGGATATCCGCTTGCGGGTGCGAGGAGGCCAGCCGCGACTCGTGGACGAAAAGAAGGTGAATCCTGTCTTCCACAATGGACGTTTCACCATCAGTACCGCGCCCGTGATGCACGACGGCTTGCCCGCACTTGCCTGGCGTATCGAAACCCGTTCGGGCGCGCTGGTATTCGGGAGTGACACAGCGGGCGTGCGTGGACAACTGCCACGCCTGGCCAAGGGGGCGAGGATACTGGTGGTGAGCCACGCCGTTGCCGAGGATGTACCGGTCAAACTGAAAATGCGCTACATGCCACCTTCCAGTATCGGCCGGATCGCCGCCAGCGCCGGTGCAGGAAAGCTGGTCCTGGTCGATCGGCGTTCTTTCTCCCTGGACCATGAAAAGGAAAGCCTTCGGGTTATCCGTGGCTTCTATCACGGGGAGGTCGAGTTCGCAGACGATCTGTCGTGCTACACCACCCCCGCAAAATAA
- a CDS encoding CPXCG motif-containing cysteine-rich protein produces MLIEQSVRCPYCGETYPSSVDISGGGQEYVEDCSVCCRPITIRVRVDHDGSLNGIEIRREDD; encoded by the coding sequence ATGCTCATTGAACAAAGCGTTCGTTGCCCTTACTGCGGGGAGACCTACCCCAGCAGCGTCGACATCTCCGGAGGCGGTCAGGAGTACGTGGAAGACTGTTCCGTCTGTTGCCGACCCATCACGATCCGCGTACGTGTGGATCACGATGGAAGCCTGAACGGAATCGAGATTCGCCGGGAAGACGATTGA
- the lexA gene encoding transcriptional repressor LexA, which yields MPTDRERQTLDFLHAFVARHGVAPKLREIADHLGIQSRGTVHRYLRSLESEGLVRIDPARSRGIRLIGKPVSEAGRARLPVLGRIAAGLPIEAIPGTDEIDLTEFFIAPGRFVLRVAGDSMIEDGILDGDMVVVQQQDTARDGEIVVALIDNEEATLKRLQRNDDGSITLRPANSNYAPMRYAGSRVRIQGVVVGQFRSYR from the coding sequence ATGCCCACCGATAGGGAGCGACAAACGCTCGATTTCTTGCACGCCTTTGTGGCCCGCCACGGCGTGGCACCCAAGCTGCGTGAGATTGCGGATCATCTGGGCATACAGTCGCGCGGGACCGTTCATCGTTATCTACGTTCCCTGGAGAGCGAGGGTCTGGTGCGTATCGATCCCGCCCGCTCGCGGGGAATACGGCTGATCGGGAAACCGGTTTCCGAAGCCGGGCGGGCCCGTCTGCCGGTTCTGGGCCGGATTGCCGCCGGACTGCCCATCGAGGCCATCCCGGGAACGGACGAAATCGATCTGACCGAATTTTTCATTGCGCCGGGGCGGTTCGTGCTGCGGGTCGCCGGCGACTCCATGATTGAGGATGGAATCCTCGATGGCGACATGGTGGTCGTGCAACAGCAGGACACCGCCCGCGACGGCGAGATCGTCGTTGCCCTGATCGACAATGAGGAGGCAACCCTGAAGCGCCTGCAGCGGAACGATGATGGCAGTATCACCCTGCGGCCCGCGAATTCGAACTACGCACCCATGCGCTACGCCGGCTCGCGGGTACGCATACAGGGTGTCGTCGTCGGCCAGTTTCGGTCCTACCGATGA